In Kineococcus rhizosphaerae, the following proteins share a genomic window:
- a CDS encoding segregation and condensation protein A, translating into MPASPPQTPEPVPVAAGAEAAEAGRGGFAVHLDNFEGPFDLLLGLITKHQLDVTEVAIARVTDDFVAHLRAAATSEDDFDLDEASEFLLIAATLLDLKAARLLPAAEVEDPEDLALLEARDLLFARLLQYRAYKQVAQMLADRFAEASRRVPRAVAMEPHFEKLLPDLVLTVSPEQFAAVAARALTPKPVPVVALDHLHASSVSIREEAATMVDRLRRRGTATFAELVEDAGDGELGTLVIVARFLAVLELFRERRVRLEQSEALGELTVRWDADAQANRDGRAGAVPAGLDEFEGSGGAS; encoded by the coding sequence GTGCCGGCCAGCCCTCCCCAGACGCCCGAGCCCGTGCCCGTGGCGGCCGGCGCCGAGGCGGCCGAGGCGGGGCGGGGCGGTTTCGCGGTCCACCTGGACAACTTCGAGGGCCCCTTCGACCTGCTGCTCGGGCTGATCACCAAGCACCAGCTCGACGTCACCGAGGTGGCCATCGCCCGCGTCACCGACGACTTCGTCGCCCACCTGCGGGCCGCCGCGACGAGCGAGGACGACTTCGACCTCGACGAGGCCAGCGAGTTCCTGCTCATCGCCGCGACGCTGCTCGACCTCAAGGCCGCCCGCCTGCTGCCCGCCGCCGAGGTCGAGGACCCCGAGGACCTCGCGCTGCTCGAGGCCCGCGACCTGCTCTTCGCCCGGCTGCTGCAGTACCGCGCCTACAAGCAGGTCGCGCAGATGCTCGCCGACCGCTTCGCCGAGGCCTCCCGCCGGGTCCCGCGCGCCGTCGCGATGGAACCCCACTTCGAGAAGCTGCTGCCCGACCTCGTCCTCACCGTCTCCCCCGAGCAGTTCGCGGCGGTCGCCGCCCGGGCGCTGACCCCGAAACCCGTGCCCGTCGTCGCCCTCGACCACCTGCACGCCAGTTCGGTCAGCATCCGCGAGGAAGCCGCGACGATGGTCGACCGGTTGCGGCGCAGGGGGACGGCGACCTTCGCCGAACTCGTCGAGGACGCCGGCGACGGCGAGCTGGGGACGCTGGTGATCGTGGCGCGCTTCCTGGCGGTCCTGGAGCTGTTCCGCGAGCGCCGGGTCCGGCTGGAGCAGAGCGAGGCCCTCGGTGAGCTGACGGTCCGCTGGGACGCCGACGCGCAGGCCAACCGGGACGGCCGCGCGGGCGCCGTGCCGGCCGGGCTGGACGAGTTCGAAGGATCGGGAGGGGCCTCGTGA
- the scpB gene encoding SMC-Scp complex subunit ScpB, translating into MSGELLDVTGGADEDAGRRVRGAIEAVLMVADEPVGVQALARATGEQPDEVDLLLRELAGEYSEQGRGFELREVGGGWRMYSRAEHSDVVEAFLLDGQTAKLTQAALETLAIVAYRQPVSRARVSAVRGVSVDGVMRTLLTRGLVSEAGVEASSGATLYRTTGEFLQRMGLDSLEDLPPLAPFLPEDLSPADLDPPEVLAGPVPTTADVSDNGGSEPVDEPVRRPPGPQQQEDES; encoded by the coding sequence GTGAGCGGGGAACTGCTGGACGTGACCGGGGGAGCGGACGAGGACGCGGGCCGCCGGGTCCGGGGGGCCATCGAGGCCGTCCTCATGGTCGCCGACGAACCGGTCGGGGTGCAGGCGCTGGCGCGGGCCACCGGTGAGCAGCCCGACGAGGTCGACCTGCTGCTGCGGGAGCTGGCGGGGGAGTACTCCGAGCAGGGCCGCGGGTTCGAGCTGCGCGAGGTCGGCGGCGGCTGGCGGATGTACTCGCGCGCCGAGCACTCCGACGTGGTGGAGGCGTTCCTGCTCGACGGCCAGACGGCGAAGCTGACGCAGGCGGCGCTGGAGACGCTGGCGATCGTGGCCTACCGGCAGCCGGTCAGCCGGGCTCGGGTGTCCGCCGTGCGCGGGGTCAGCGTCGACGGCGTGATGCGCACGCTCCTGACCCGCGGACTCGTCAGCGAGGCCGGGGTGGAGGCCTCCTCGGGCGCCACCCTCTACCGCACGACCGGGGAGTTCCTGCAGCGCATGGGCCTGGACAGCCTCGAGGACCTGCCGCCGCTGGCGCCGTTCCTGCCCGAGGACCTGTCCCCGGCCGACCTCGACCCGCCGGAGGTCCTGGCCGGGCCGGTACCGACCACGGCGGACGTGAGCGACAATGGAGGGTCCGAGCCGGTCGACGAACCGGTCCGGCGACCCCCAGGACCCCAGCAGCAGGAGGACGAGTCATGA
- a CDS encoding pseudouridine synthase encodes MSPQAPRGGGGRGQGRPQRPTGGQGRKPGQSPGGARRGKAPGAKGAAPAQRPAPRRGAAKRMTDQIAPAPQPPRRGPGQVKPRPGVDVHDPEGVRLQKVLAQAGAGSRRACEEMIAAGRVTVDGEVVTELGVRIDPTRQVVHVDGMRFTIDDELVYILVNKPKGVVSTMYDEEGRLNLADMVGPREQRLFHVGRLDLETEGLILLTNDGALTHRLQHPSFGVQKTYLAEVRGPVKRELGRNLRAGIELEDGPVAVDSFKLVDSKPGYALVEVVLHEGRKHVVRRLLEAEGYPVLKLVRVQMGPIVLGDLKPGKNRRLTRGEVQQLMAVAGL; translated from the coding sequence ATGAGCCCGCAGGCACCCCGCGGAGGCGGCGGCCGAGGGCAGGGCCGCCCCCAGCGCCCCACCGGTGGTCAGGGGCGCAAGCCCGGCCAGAGCCCCGGCGGCGCCCGGCGCGGCAAGGCCCCCGGCGCGAAGGGGGCCGCACCGGCGCAGCGCCCGGCCCCGCGCCGGGGTGCGGCCAAGCGCATGACCGACCAGATCGCGCCCGCGCCCCAGCCGCCCCGCCGGGGCCCGGGGCAGGTCAAGCCGCGTCCGGGCGTCGACGTCCACGACCCCGAGGGCGTGCGCCTGCAGAAGGTCCTGGCCCAGGCCGGGGCCGGCTCGCGCCGCGCGTGCGAGGAGATGATCGCCGCCGGGCGCGTCACCGTCGACGGCGAGGTCGTCACCGAGCTCGGCGTGCGCATCGACCCGACCCGCCAGGTCGTCCACGTCGACGGCATGCGGTTCACCATCGACGACGAGCTCGTCTACATCCTCGTCAACAAGCCCAAGGGCGTCGTCTCGACGATGTACGACGAGGAGGGCCGCCTGAACCTCGCCGACATGGTCGGCCCCCGCGAGCAGCGGCTGTTCCACGTCGGCCGCCTCGACCTCGAGACCGAGGGCCTGATCCTGCTCACCAACGACGGCGCGCTGACCCACCGCCTGCAGCACCCGTCCTTCGGGGTGCAGAAGACCTACCTCGCCGAGGTCCGCGGGCCGGTCAAGCGCGAGCTCGGCCGCAACCTGCGGGCCGGGATCGAGCTCGAGGACGGGCCCGTCGCCGTCGACTCGTTCAAGCTCGTCGACTCCAAGCCCGGGTACGCCCTCGTCGAGGTCGTCCTGCACGAGGGCCGCAAGCACGTCGTGCGCCGCCTGCTGGAGGCCGAGGGCTACCCCGTCCTGAAGCTGGTGCGCGTGCAGATGGGGCCGATCGTCCTGGGCGACCTGAAGCCGGGCAAGAACCGGCGCCTGACGCGCGGCGAGGTCCAGCAGCTCATGGCGGTCGCGGGCCTGTGA
- the aroH gene encoding chorismate mutase, whose protein sequence is MSVRAVRGAVQVDVDEREEVLSRTRDLVSEVIRANDLSLDDFISVIFTSTADLTSEFPAVAARELGMGDVPLMCARELEIDGSMPRVIRLMAHVETTRARSDVKHVYLNGAQALRRDIAQ, encoded by the coding sequence GTGTCGGTGCGGGCGGTTCGTGGTGCGGTGCAGGTCGACGTCGACGAGCGCGAGGAGGTGCTGTCGCGGACGCGGGACCTGGTCTCGGAGGTCATCCGGGCCAACGACCTGAGCCTGGACGACTTCATCAGCGTCATCTTCACCTCCACCGCCGACCTGACCTCCGAGTTCCCGGCCGTGGCCGCGCGCGAGCTCGGCATGGGCGACGTGCCGCTGATGTGCGCCCGTGAGCTGGAGATCGACGGCTCGATGCCGCGGGTCATCCGGCTGATGGCGCACGTCGAGACCACCCGGGCGCGCAGCGACGTCAAGCACGTCTACCTCAACGGGGCGCAGGCCCTGCGCCGCGACATCGCGCAGTGA
- a CDS encoding prephenate dehydrogenase: MTLDAATPPRTHGTVRVVGTGLLGTSAALALSMRGVDVVLTDPSPTAVALARDLGAGRFAADGDDPALVLVACPPDVVADVVAGELERFPRAVVTDVASVKGGPLAALAARGADLSRYVGSHPMAGRERSGAVAARTDLFAGRPWVIAATSESGPAAVQAVRDLATDCGGVPVTMAAQSHDEAVALVSHAPQVAASLVAARLRDASEPAVGLAGQGLRDVTRIAGSDPVLWAQILAANAAPVADVLEALRGDLDEVITALRALADDPAAPGARVRLARAIADGGAGRDRIPGKHGSAPTLYTTVVVVVPDRPGALGRLLTDVGDAGVNLEDLRLEHSEGQAVALASIDVLPAAADPLTEALRARGWTVPR, translated from the coding sequence GTGACCCTCGACGCGGCCACGCCGCCGCGCACCCACGGGACCGTCCGCGTCGTGGGGACGGGCCTGCTGGGCACGTCCGCGGCGCTGGCCCTGTCGATGCGCGGCGTCGACGTCGTGCTCACCGACCCGTCCCCGACGGCGGTCGCGCTCGCCCGCGACCTGGGGGCCGGCCGGTTCGCGGCCGACGGCGACGACCCCGCGCTCGTGCTGGTGGCCTGCCCGCCCGACGTCGTGGCCGACGTCGTCGCCGGGGAGCTGGAGAGGTTCCCGCGCGCCGTCGTCACCGACGTGGCCAGCGTCAAGGGCGGCCCCCTGGCCGCCCTGGCGGCCAGGGGCGCCGACCTGTCCCGGTACGTCGGCTCCCACCCCATGGCCGGGCGGGAGCGGTCCGGGGCCGTGGCCGCCCGCACCGACCTGTTCGCCGGCCGCCCGTGGGTCATCGCCGCGACCTCCGAGTCCGGACCCGCTGCCGTGCAGGCCGTCCGCGACCTCGCCACCGACTGCGGCGGGGTCCCCGTGACGATGGCGGCGCAGTCCCACGACGAAGCCGTGGCCCTGGTCTCGCACGCCCCGCAGGTCGCGGCCAGCCTCGTCGCGGCCCGGTTGCGCGACGCCTCCGAACCGGCCGTCGGCCTGGCCGGGCAGGGCCTGCGCGACGTCACGCGCATCGCCGGCAGCGACCCGGTGCTGTGGGCGCAGATCCTCGCCGCCAACGCCGCCCCCGTCGCCGACGTCCTGGAGGCCCTGCGCGGCGACCTCGACGAGGTCATCACCGCCCTGCGGGCGCTCGCGGACGACCCCGCCGCCCCGGGCGCGCGCGTCCGGCTGGCCCGGGCCATCGCCGACGGGGGGGCCGGCCGCGACCGCATCCCCGGCAAGCACGGCAGCGCCCCCACCCTCTACACGACCGTCGTCGTCGTCGTGCCGGACCGGCCCGGGGCGCTGGGGCGGCTGCTCACCGACGTCGGCGACGCCGGGGTGAACCTCGAGGACCTGCGCCTGGAGCACTCCGAGGGGCAGGCCGTGGCGCTGGCGAGCATCGACGTGCTGCCCGCGGCGGCGGACCCGCTGACCGAGGCCCTGCGCGCCCGCGGCTGGACCGTCCCGCGCTGA
- the cmk gene encoding (d)CMP kinase, giving the protein MSVVTTALVVAVDGPSGSGKSSVSRAAARALGVAFLDTGAMYRALTWAALRAGVDLADADAVARHARTVALVMGTDPAAPTVAAVVDGVETDLTEAVRSPEVTANVSALAAVPAVRSDLVLRQRALIESACLAPAPGREPGVVAEGRDITTVVAPRADVRILLTADESVRLARRAHQDLGAADAAALEATRRGIVERDRVDSRTTSFTAAADGVVTVDSTHLDFDGTVAAVLEVVAQATGTSATGAPA; this is encoded by the coding sequence GTGTCCGTCGTGACCACCGCCCTGGTCGTCGCCGTCGACGGACCCTCCGGCAGCGGCAAGTCCAGCGTCAGCCGCGCCGCCGCCCGCGCGCTCGGCGTCGCCTTCCTCGACACCGGTGCGATGTACCGGGCGCTGACGTGGGCGGCCCTGCGGGCCGGGGTCGACCTCGCCGACGCCGACGCCGTCGCCCGCCACGCGCGGACCGTGGCCCTCGTCATGGGCACCGACCCCGCCGCCCCGACGGTCGCGGCGGTCGTCGACGGGGTGGAGACCGACCTCACCGAGGCCGTCCGCAGCCCCGAGGTCACCGCGAACGTCAGCGCCCTGGCGGCCGTCCCGGCCGTGCGCTCCGACCTCGTGCTGCGCCAGCGCGCGCTCATCGAGTCCGCCTGCCTGGCCCCCGCGCCGGGGCGCGAACCGGGCGTGGTCGCCGAGGGGCGCGACATCACGACCGTCGTCGCCCCGCGGGCCGACGTGCGGATCCTGCTGACGGCCGACGAGTCCGTGCGGCTGGCCCGGCGCGCCCACCAGGACCTCGGGGCGGCCGACGCGGCCGCCCTGGAGGCCACCCGGCGGGGGATCGTCGAGCGCGACCGCGTCGACTCCCGCACGACGTCCTTCACCGCGGCCGCCGACGGCGTCGTGACCGTCGACTCCACCCACCTCGACTTCGACGGGACCGTCGCGGCGGTGCTCGAGGTCGTCGCGCAGGCCACCGGGACCTCGGCGACGGGGGCCCCGGCGTGA
- a CDS encoding lysophospholipid acyltransferase family protein: MRLRPNRAPAQGSLPGAPFAWTRGLGKLFAHGAWNSRVIGAENVPATGPVLFAANHASIMDGPLLFGVTPRPAHFLVKKEMFEGSLPNRVVGWSLLQAGQIPIDRSRGDRDALQSILAVLAAGGAAGVFPEGTRGRGDAASVRSGIAWIALQSGAPVVPVACLGAHRPGEPQRAVPPLRRKLTFCFGEPFTVRKEPGVPGRVALANAVEQVRVKLSGHVLESLQRTGIELPDDESAADELGLGEMASDDVPGGTR, translated from the coding sequence GTGAGGCTGCGCCCCAACCGGGCCCCGGCGCAGGGGTCGCTGCCCGGGGCCCCGTTCGCGTGGACGCGCGGGCTGGGCAAGCTCTTCGCCCACGGCGCCTGGAACTCCCGGGTGATCGGCGCCGAGAACGTCCCGGCGACCGGGCCGGTCCTGTTCGCGGCCAACCACGCCTCGATCATGGACGGACCGCTGCTGTTCGGCGTCACCCCGCGCCCCGCGCACTTCCTCGTCAAAAAGGAGATGTTCGAGGGGTCGCTGCCGAACCGCGTCGTGGGCTGGTCGTTGCTGCAGGCCGGTCAGATCCCGATCGACCGCAGCCGGGGCGATCGCGACGCGCTGCAGTCGATCCTGGCGGTCCTGGCCGCCGGGGGTGCGGCCGGGGTGTTCCCCGAGGGGACCCGGGGCCGTGGGGACGCCGCCAGCGTGCGGTCGGGGATCGCGTGGATCGCCCTGCAGTCCGGCGCCCCCGTCGTGCCCGTGGCCTGCCTCGGTGCGCACCGGCCCGGCGAACCCCAGCGGGCCGTCCCGCCGCTGCGCCGCAAGCTCACGTTCTGCTTCGGCGAACCGTTCACGGTCCGCAAGGAACCCGGCGTCCCCGGCCGGGTGGCGCTGGCGAACGCCGTGGAACAGGTCCGCGTGAAGCTCTCCGGTCACGTGCTGGAGTCCCTGCAGCGCACCGGGATCGAATTGCCCGATGACGAATCCGCCGCCGACGAGCTCGGGCTCGGCGAGATGGCGTCCGACGACGTGCCAGGAGGCACCCGGTGA
- the der gene encoding ribosome biogenesis GTPase Der, with protein MSPTDETPEPTEIRDEIPEGTPGGVPDENVEQALRVGLDDYDLSEEDVALLDADGDQDEDDTPAGPLPVLAVVGRPNVGKSTLVNRIIGRREAVVEDVPGVTRDRVAYPANWAGREFTLVDTGGWEAKAEGLNLAVADQAELAIELADAVMFVVDGTVGATASDEQVVRLLRRSGRPVVLIANKVDGPKQEADATELWSLGLGEPFPVSALHGRGVGDALDAAVKVLPAVSAVGGGYTQQGGPRRVALLGRPNVGKSSMLNKLAGSERVVVHPTAGTTRDPVDELIELGGRTWRFVDTAGIRRRVHLTKGADFYASLRTQTALEKAEVAVVLVDASVPIAEQDIRVISTVVESGRALVVAYNKWDLTDEERRHYLEREIEKELVQIPWATRVNVSAQTGRHMEKLVPAIDQALDSWETRIPTGRLNAFLGQIVAAHPHPVRGGKQPRILFGTQASTRPPRFVIFASGFLEAGYRRFIERRLREEFGFVGTPIELSVRVREKRKR; from the coding sequence GTGAGTCCCACCGACGAAACCCCAGAACCGACCGAGATCCGCGACGAGATCCCCGAGGGGACGCCCGGCGGGGTCCCCGACGAGAACGTCGAACAGGCCCTGCGCGTGGGCCTCGACGACTACGACCTGTCCGAGGAGGACGTCGCGCTCCTGGACGCCGACGGCGACCAGGACGAGGACGACACCCCGGCCGGGCCGCTGCCTGTGCTGGCCGTCGTCGGGCGCCCCAACGTCGGCAAGTCCACGCTGGTGAACCGCATCATCGGCCGCCGCGAGGCCGTCGTCGAGGACGTCCCCGGCGTCACCCGCGACCGCGTCGCCTACCCGGCGAACTGGGCCGGGCGCGAGTTCACCCTCGTCGACACCGGCGGGTGGGAGGCCAAGGCCGAGGGGCTGAACCTCGCCGTCGCCGACCAGGCCGAGCTCGCGATCGAGCTCGCCGACGCCGTGATGTTCGTCGTCGACGGGACCGTGGGGGCCACCGCGAGCGACGAGCAGGTCGTGCGCCTGCTGCGCCGTTCCGGCCGCCCCGTCGTGCTGATCGCGAACAAGGTCGACGGCCCCAAGCAGGAGGCCGACGCCACCGAGCTGTGGTCGCTGGGCCTGGGCGAGCCCTTCCCCGTCTCGGCCCTGCACGGCCGCGGGGTCGGCGACGCCCTCGACGCCGCCGTGAAGGTCCTGCCGGCCGTCTCGGCCGTCGGCGGCGGCTACACCCAGCAGGGCGGTCCCCGGCGGGTGGCGCTGCTGGGCCGACCCAACGTGGGCAAGAGCTCGATGCTCAACAAGCTCGCCGGCTCCGAGCGCGTCGTCGTGCACCCCACGGCCGGCACCACCCGCGACCCCGTCGACGAGCTCATCGAGCTCGGGGGCCGCACGTGGCGCTTCGTGGACACCGCCGGCATCCGCCGCCGCGTGCACCTGACCAAGGGCGCCGACTTCTACGCCTCCCTGCGCACCCAGACGGCGCTGGAGAAGGCCGAGGTCGCCGTCGTGCTCGTCGACGCCAGCGTCCCCATCGCCGAGCAGGACATCCGCGTCATCTCCACCGTCGTGGAGTCCGGCCGCGCCCTCGTCGTCGCCTACAACAAGTGGGACCTGACCGACGAGGAGCGTCGGCACTACCTCGAGCGCGAGATCGAGAAGGAGCTCGTCCAGATCCCCTGGGCCACCCGGGTGAACGTCTCGGCCCAGACCGGCCGGCACATGGAGAAGCTCGTGCCCGCGATCGACCAGGCGCTGGACTCCTGGGAGACCCGCATCCCCACCGGGCGCCTCAACGCCTTCCTGGGGCAGATCGTGGCCGCGCACCCGCACCCGGTGCGCGGCGGCAAGCAGCCGCGCATCCTGTTCGGCACCCAGGCGTCCACCCGGCCGCCGCGCTTCGTGATCTTCGCCAGCGGGTTCCTCGAGGCCGGCTACCGCCGGTTCATCGAGCGCCGGCTGCGCGAGGAGTTCGGTTTCGTCGGCACGCCGATCGAGCTGAGCGTCCGGGTGCGGGAGAAGCGCAAGCGATGA
- a CDS encoding GlcG/HbpS family heme-binding protein, whose translation MGERELPTGVTGPNLELARAMVGAARRRAGELGALVSVVDAGGHLVCFERMDRAEIAGPHLATGKAATAVAHRCATADLAAASADGGALAGLSASGAGRYVVFAGGLPLWSPDGRVVAGVGVSGGSAEEDAACARAAAALWPVSPPEAGAAG comes from the coding sequence GTGGGTGAGCGGGAGCTGCCGACCGGCGTCACCGGACCGAACCTGGAGCTGGCCCGGGCCATGGTCGGCGCGGCGCGGCGGCGGGCGGGGGAACTGGGTGCGCTCGTGTCCGTCGTCGACGCCGGCGGGCACCTCGTCTGCTTCGAGCGCATGGACCGCGCCGAGATCGCCGGCCCGCACCTGGCCACCGGCAAGGCCGCGACGGCCGTGGCGCACCGCTGCGCCACCGCTGACCTGGCGGCCGCGTCCGCCGACGGCGGCGCCCTGGCGGGGCTGTCGGCCAGCGGCGCGGGCCGCTACGTCGTCTTCGCCGGGGGCCTGCCCCTGTGGTCGCCCGACGGGCGCGTGGTCGCCGGCGTGGGGGTCAGCGGGGGCAGCGCCGAGGAGGACGCGGCGTGCGCGCGGGCCGCCGCGGCGCTGTGGCCGGTGAGCCCGCCGGAAGCCGGCGCCGCCGGGTGA